The following are encoded together in the Camelus ferus isolate YT-003-E chromosome 30, BCGSAC_Cfer_1.0, whole genome shotgun sequence genome:
- the FECH gene encoding ferrochelatase, mitochondrial: MAAALRSASVLLRDRLVCAGPRACQPWRCQSGAATAAAAATATETAQHARSPKAQVQPGNRKPKTGILMLNMGGPETVGEVHDFLLRLFLDRDLMTLPIQNKLAPIIAKRRTPKIQEQYRRIGGGSPIKMWTSKQGEGMVKLLDELSPHTAPHKYYIGFRYVHPLTEEAIEQMERDRLERAIAFTQYPQYSCSTTGSSLNAIYRYYNEVGKKPTMKWSTIDRWPTHPLLIQCFADHILKELDCFPPEKRREVVILFSAHSLPMSVVNRGDPYPQEVGATVQRVMDKLGYSNPYRLVWQSKVGPMPWLGPQTDEAIKGLCKKGRKNILLVPIAFTSDHIETLYELDIEYSQGLAKECGAENIRRAESLNGNPLFSKALADLVHSHMQSKELCSTQLTLSCPLCVNPVCRETKSFFTNQQL; encoded by the exons TGGTGTGTGCTGGCCCAAGGGCTTGTCAGCCATGGAGGTGTCAGTCgggtgcagccacagccgccgccgccgccacagcCACAGAAACAGCCCAGCATGCCAGAAGCCCCAAGGCTCAAGTTCAACCGGGAAACAG GAAGCCAAAAACTGGAATATTAATGCTGAACATGGGAGGCCCTGAGACAGTCGGGGAGGTTCATGACTTTCTCCTGAGGCTCTTTTTGGACCGAGACCTCATGACGCTTCCGATTCAAAA TAAGCTGGCACCAATCATTGCCAAACGCCGAACCCCCAAAATTCAGGAGCAGTACCGCAGGATTGGAGGTGGGTCTCCCATCAAGATGTGGACTTCCAAGCAAGGAGAAGGCATGGTGAAGCTGCTGGATGAGCTTTCCCCGCACACAG CTCCTCACAAGTACTATATTGGATTCCGGTACGTCCACCCTTTAACAGAAGAAGCAATTgagcagatggagagagacaggctTGAAAGGGCGATTGCTTTCACACAGTATCCGCAGTACAGCTGCTCCACCACAG GCAGCAGCTTAAATGCCATTTACAGATATTATAATGAAGTGGGAAAGAAGCCCACGATGAAGTGGAGCACGATTGACAGGTGGCCCACACATCCCCTCCTCATTCAG TGCTTTGCAGACCACATTCTGAAAGAACTGGACTGTTTTCCACCTGAGAAGAGACGTGAGGTGGTCATTCTTTTTTCTGCCCACTCACTGCCAATGTCT GTGGTCAACAGGGGGGACCCCTATCCTCAGGAGGTGGGCGCCACTGTCCAGAGAGTCATGGATAAGCTGGGTTACTCCAACCCCTACCGACTGGTTTGGCAGTCAAAG GTGGGTCCGATGCCCTGGCTGGGTCCGCAAACAGACGAGGCCATCAAAGGGCTTTGtaagaaggggaggaagaataTCCTTTTGGTTCCGATAGCGTTCACCAGCGATCACATTGAAACGCTCTATGAGCTGGACATCGAGTACTCTCAAGGGCTAGCCAAAGAG TGTGGAGCTGAAAACATCAGAAGAGCAGAGTCTCTTAATGGAAACCCGCTGTTCTCTAAG GCCCTGGCCGACCTGGTGCACTCACACATGCAGTCCAAGGAGCTGTGCTCCACGCAGCTGACTCTGAGTTGTCCGCTCTGCGTGAACCCCGTCTGCAGGGAGACCAAATCCTTCTTCACCAACCAGCAGCTGTGA